Proteins from a genomic interval of Gossypium hirsutum isolate 1008001.06 chromosome A09, Gossypium_hirsutum_v2.1, whole genome shotgun sequence:
- the LOC107931414 gene encoding protein RKD2: MGSNCSFNGWSNEGCSSSFPQPPDSSLFYNSMVDNEFSIQDMSFYDTAPLMNSFCNADVEQNPNLTQENQKFLKVNNGRHSGEQRLMREKKTKNFNNAKMLSREIISQYFYMPITKAAKELKVGLTLLKKRCRELGIRRWPHRKLRSLQTLTKNLQVLDGEEREGSEGKLTEAMEALRKEREMLEEMPNMELDDRTKRLRQACFKANYKKRKMMMMGVEEEPSRLAAEAFGSNNDGSRRNEEEEADDDEEIKYLLSDSFSSTDLGLL, translated from the exons ATGGGGAGCAACTGTTCCTTTAATGGCTGGTCTAATGAAGGATGCTCATCTTCTTTCCCTCAACCTCCAGATTCAAG tttattttataattcaatggTGGACAATGAGTTTTCCATACAAGACATGAGCTTTTACGATACTGCTCCATTGATGAACAGTTTTTGTAATGCTGATGTTGAACAAAATCCAAACTTAACCCAAG AAAATcaaaagtttttgaaagttaACAATGGCAGACACAGTGGAGAGCAGAGATTAATGAGGGAGAAGAAGactaaaaatttcaataatgcaAAAATGTTGTCAAGGGAAATtatttcacaatatttttatatGCCAATAACAAAAGCTGCTAAAGAGCTTAAGGTAGGGTTAACATTATTGAAGAAAAGGTGTAGGGAACTTGGAATACGTAGGTGGCCTCATCGTAAACTTAGGAGTTTACAAACCCTAACCAAGAATCTTCAG GTGTTGGACGGGGAAGAAAGAGAGGGAAGTGAAGGGAAATTAACGGAAGCAATGGAGGCTTTAAGGAAAGAGAGGGAAATGTTGGAAGAGATGCCAAATATGGAATTGGATGACAGAACTAAGAGGTTAAGACAAGCTTGTTTTAAGGCTAATTATAagaagaggaagatgatgatgatggggGTGGAGGAGGAGCCGTCACGATTGGCGGCGGAAGCTTTTGGTAGTAATAATGATGGTAGcagaagaaatgaagaagaagaagcagatgATGATGAAGAAATCAAGTATCTTTTATCTGATTCTTTTTCATCAACTGATCTAGGGCTTTtatga
- the LOC121206433 gene encoding GDSL esterase/lipase At1g74460 encodes MKLNVRWSCLLCLVLIGIAIEGVQCKVVQFIFGDSLSDVGNNMYLSKSLAQANLPFYGIDFGNGLPNGRFTNGRTVADIIGDSTGLPRPPAFLDPSLTEDVILESGVNYASGGGGILNETGGYFIQRFSLWKQIELFRGTTELITNKLGKQATDKFIGEANFVVALGSNDFINNYLMPVYSDSWKYNDQTFVRYLMETLQNQLLVLHNLGARKLMVFGLGPMGCIPLQRVLSTTGQCQERANKLAMSFNKAASQLLANLDSRLPNASFKFGDAYDVVDNVIRNPNNYGFDNADSPCCSFGRIRPALTCLPASTLCSDRSKYVFWDEYHPSDSANQLIANELIKKFGFLAGGNSSAPVPAPESAIAPSPDEE; translated from the exons ATGAAACTCAATGTGAGATGGAGTTGTTTACTGTGTTTGGTCCTTATAGGAATCGCCATTGAAGGTGTTCAATGCAAGGTGGTTCAGTTTATTTTCGGGGATTCATTGTCGGATGTGGGCAACAACATGTACCTTTCAAAGAGCTTGGCTCAGGCTAACTTGCCTTTTTATGGAATTGATTTTGGCAATGGCTTGCCTAATGGAAGGTTCACTAATGGCCGAACCGTCGCCGATATCATAG GTGACAGCACTGGTCTCCCAAGGCCACCAGCATTTTTGGATCCATCATTGACCGAGGATGTGATATTAGAAAGTGGAGTAAATTATGCCTCTGGAGGAGGTGGGATTTTGAATGAAACAGGAGGTTACTTT ATTCAGAGGTTTTCCCTTTGGAAGCAAATCGAGTTATTCCGAGGAACGACAGAATTGATTACGAACAAACTCGGCAAACAAGCGACCGACAAGTTTATCGGAGAGGCTAACTTTGTGGTGGCATTAGGGAGCAATGATTTCATCAACAATTACTTGATGCCAGTTTATAGTGATTCTTGGAAATACAATGACCAAACTTTTGTTCGATACTTGATGGAAACACTTCAAAACCAACTCTTG GTTTTGCATAACTTAGGAGCACGGAAATTGATGGTTTTTGGACTCGGACCGATGGGTTGCATACCGCTACAAAGGGTGTTAAGTACAACAGGACAATGCCAAGAAAGAGCAAACAAGTTGGCTATGAGTTTCAACAAAGCTGCAAGCCAATTGTTAGCCAATTTGGATAGTAGACTTCCCAATGCTAGCTTCAAGTTCGGAGACGCTTACGACGTTGTCGATAATGTGATACGGAATCCGAACAATTACG gGTTTGATAATGCTGATTCGCCATGTTGTTCGTTTGGAAGAATTCGACCAGCTCTCACATGCTTACCGGCATCAACATTGTGCAGTGATAGAAGCAAGTATGTCTTCTGGGATGAGTATCATCCATCAGATAGTGCCAATCAGCTGATTGCTAatgaacttataaaaaaatttgggttCCTTGCTGGTGGTAATTCAAGTGCTCCTGTCCCTGCACCAGAATCTGCCATTGCTCCATCTCCTGATGaagaataa
- the LOC121206432 gene encoding LOW QUALITY PROTEIN: pentatricopeptide repeat-containing protein At3g47530-like (The sequence of the model RefSeq protein was modified relative to this genomic sequence to represent the inferred CDS: deleted 1 base in 1 codon), whose translation MTQISACINKKNITIIVFSLKLSISSFTSTTIPIHRHFSLQSFQETCPNNDQHPKPMLKSTSRHQQEQTMVSLVKSSTHKPHLLQIQAHLTRSSLLQNPKFSLLFLSSLCSSRDLRYARLFFSQIKNPSSSHYNTLIRAYSSSNSPKEAFFLYREMRQKGLKPDPISFSFVIKSCVKFRSVFCGLQVHGRIIRDGFLSDCLLLTTLMEFYSSFASREDACKVFDEMSQKDTVAWNVLISCYLRNGRTRDVLMLFDNMKNEGVCEPDDVTCLLVTQACANLGALEFGEKAHRYIKERGYGTARNLSNSLISMYSRCGCLDKAYDVFKGIGEKNVISWSAMISGLAMNGFGRDAILAFEEMRRTGVIPDEQTFTGLLSACSHCGLVDEGMEFLNQMSKEFGIMPNIHHYGCVVDLLGRAGLLEQAYRVIISMKVKPDATIWRTLLGACRIHGHFTLGERVIEHLIELKAQEAGDYVLLLNIYSSTGNWEKVSELRKFLKEKGIQTTPGCSSIELKGIVHEFIVDDVSHPQKHEIYNKLDEINKQLKIAGYVAETTSELHDLDVEEKANALSYHSEKLALAFGVLVTQPGTTLRVTKNLRICIDCHNFAKFLSGVYNRQLIIRDRTRFHHFRDGHCSCNDYW comes from the exons ATGACACAAATTTCAGCATGCATCAACAAAAAGAACATCACCATCATCGTCTTCTCCCTCAAGCTCTCTATCTCTTCTTTCACAAGCACAACGATCCCAATTCATCGACATTTCAGTCTCCAAAGCTTCCAAGAAACATGCCCAAACAACGATCAACATCCAAAGCCAATGCTCAAATCCACCTCAAGACATCAACAAGAACAAACCATGGTTTCCCTCGTAAAATCCAGCACCCATAAACCCCATTTACTTCAAATTCAAGCTCACCTTACCCGTTCTTCCCTTCTTCAAAACCCCAAATTTTCCCTCTTGTTTCTATCCTCCCTCTGTTCTTCTCGTGATCTTCGCTATGCACGTCTTTTTTTCTCTCAAATCAAGAACCCATCTTCCTCTCACTATAACACTCTCATCAGAGCTTACTCTTCCAGCAATTCACCTAAAGAAGCCTTTTTTCTTTACAGAGAAATGAGACAAAAAGGCCTAAAGCCTGACCCCATATCATTTTCTTTCGTCATTAAATCTTGCGTTAAATTTCGTTCGGTT TTTTGCGGTTTACAGGTTCATGGAAGGATTATAAGAGATGGGTTTTTATCAGATTGTCTTTTACTTACTACCTTGATGGAATTTTATTCGAGTTTCGCAAGCCGGGAGGATGCTTGTAAAGTGTTCGATGAAATGTCTCAAAAAGACACTGTTGCGTGGAATGTATTGATTTCTTGTTATTTACGTAATGGGAGGACTAGGGATGTGTTAATGTTGTTTGATAACATGAAAAATGAGGGCGTTTGTGAACCTGATGATGTTACTTGTCTCCTTGTGACACAAGCTTGTGCTAATTTAGGGGCATTAGAGTTTGGCGAAAAGGCCCATCGTTATATTAAAGAACGTGGTTACGGTACTGCTCGTAACCTATCCAATTCGCTTATATCAATGTATTCTCGGTGTGGATGTTTAGACAAGGCTTATGATGTTTTTAAGGGAATTGGAGAGAAGAATGTTATTTCGTGGAGTGCTATGATATCCGGTTTAGCGATGAATGGATTCGGGAGAGATGCTATTCTAGCGTTCGAAGAGATGCGGAGAACGGGGGTCATCCCGGATGAACAAACATTTACGGGACTCCTTTCGGCTTGTAGCCATTGTGGTTTAGTCGATGAAGGGATGGAGTTTCTTAATCAAATGAGCAAAGAATTCGGTATAATGCCTAACATTCATCATTATGGGTGTGTTGTTGATCTTTTAGGCCGTGCCGGTTTACTCGAACAAGCCTATCGAGTTATAATATCAATGAAGGTTAAGCCTGATGCAACCATTTGGAGGACCTTGCTCGGAGCTTGTAGAATTCATGGTCATTTTACGCTTGGTGAACGTGTGATCGAACATTTGATTGAACTCAAGGCTCAAGAAGCAGGGGACTATGTTTTGCTGTtgaatatatattcatcaactggTAACTGGGAGAAAGTGAGTGAACTGAGGaagtttttgaaagaaaaaggcATTCAAACAACACCTGGATGTAGTTCGATCGAGCTTAAAGGAATTGTACATGAATTCATCGTGGATGACGTTTCGCATCCACAAAAACACGAGATTTACAATAAGCTAGATGAGATTAATAAGCAATTGAAGATTGCTGGTTATGTTGCTGAAACAACATCTGAATTACATGATTTAGATGTAGAAGAAAAAGCAAATGCACTCTCTTATCATAGCGAGAAACTAGCTCTTGCTTTTGGGGTTCTGGTAACTCAACCCGGCACGACGTTACGAGTTACCAAGAATCTTCGGATTTGCATCGATTGTCACAATTTCGCAAAGTTTCTTTCAGGGGTCTACAACCGGCAGTTAATAATCCGAGATCGAACCAGGTTTCATCATTTCAGAGATGGACACTGCTCTTGTAATGACTATTGGTAG